From Ictidomys tridecemlineatus isolate mIctTri1 chromosome 2, mIctTri1.hap1, whole genome shotgun sequence, the proteins below share one genomic window:
- the Ppp1r17 gene encoding protein phosphatase 1 regulatory subunit 17 isoform X2, with amino-acid sequence MMSTEQMQPLELSEDRLDKLDPRYSHLDDLSDQFIKDCDLKKKPRKGKNTQANLNVESDQKKPRRKDTPALHIPPFIPGVISEHLIKRYDVQDRRPKGKVNPALHNSDLEQKRPRRKDTPALHVPPYAAGVRLLRDQRPKAIVEDDEKDGDKIAI; translated from the exons ATGATGTCCACTGAGCAAATGCAGCCCCTGGAGCTCTCAGAAGACAGACTAGACAAACTAGACCCTCGTTACAGCCACTTAG ATGATCTTTCAGACCAGTTCATTAAGGACTGTGATCTCAAAAAGAAGCCAAGAAAGGGGAAGAACACACAGGCCAACCTGAATGTTGAGTCAGACCAAAAAAAACCAAGGAGGAAAGATACACCCGCCCTGCACATCCCACCTTTTATACCAG GTGTGATTTCAGAACATCTAATTAAAAGATATGATGTTCAGGACAGACGTCCAAAGGGCAAAGTAAACCCAGCTCTTCATAACTCTGACCTGGAACAGAAAAGGCCAAGGAGAAAAGACACACCTGCCTTGCACGTGCCCCCCTATGCAGCAG GTGTGAGACTGCTCAGGGACCAGAGACCCAAAGCGATTGTGGAAGATGACGAAAAGGATGGTGACAAGATAGCTATTTAA
- the Ppp1r17 gene encoding protein phosphatase 1 regulatory subunit 17 isoform X1 yields the protein MMSTEQMQPLELSEDRLDKLDPRYSHLADDLSDQFIKDCDLKKKPRKGKNTQANLNVESDQKKPRRKDTPALHIPPFIPGVISEHLIKRYDVQDRRPKGKVNPALHNSDLEQKRPRRKDTPALHVPPYAAGVRLLRDQRPKAIVEDDEKDGDKIAI from the exons ATGATGTCCACTGAGCAAATGCAGCCCCTGGAGCTCTCAGAAGACAGACTAGACAAACTAGACCCTCGTTACAGCCACTTAG CAGATGATCTTTCAGACCAGTTCATTAAGGACTGTGATCTCAAAAAGAAGCCAAGAAAGGGGAAGAACACACAGGCCAACCTGAATGTTGAGTCAGACCAAAAAAAACCAAGGAGGAAAGATACACCCGCCCTGCACATCCCACCTTTTATACCAG GTGTGATTTCAGAACATCTAATTAAAAGATATGATGTTCAGGACAGACGTCCAAAGGGCAAAGTAAACCCAGCTCTTCATAACTCTGACCTGGAACAGAAAAGGCCAAGGAGAAAAGACACACCTGCCTTGCACGTGCCCCCCTATGCAGCAG GTGTGAGACTGCTCAGGGACCAGAGACCCAAAGCGATTGTGGAAGATGACGAAAAGGATGGTGACAAGATAGCTATTTAA